A region of Desulfovibrio sp. TomC DNA encodes the following proteins:
- a CDS encoding YraN family protein translates to MCAKHLDFGREGEACAEALLSAKGYVVVARNFSTRGGEVDLICRDGDTLVFVEVKARQAGSLARPDEAVTPAKRRKLVRAASAYLSEQDLWDRPCRFDVVAVVSTAGRLTATHLPDAFSLEDAGPAGQLYQPW, encoded by the coding sequence GTGTGCGCCAAACATCTGGATTTCGGCCGGGAGGGCGAGGCCTGCGCCGAGGCGCTTCTTTCGGCCAAGGGCTATGTCGTGGTGGCCCGCAACTTTTCCACGCGGGGCGGCGAGGTCGATCTCATCTGCCGCGACGGCGACACCCTGGTCTTTGTCGAGGTCAAGGCGCGCCAGGCCGGGAGCCTGGCCCGGCCCGACGAGGCTGTCACCCCGGCCAAGCGGCGAAAGCTCGTGCGGGCGGCCTCGGCCTATTTGTCCGAACAGGACCTGTGGGACCGGCCCTGCCGGTTTGATGTGGTGGCCGTCGTCAGCACTGCCGGGCGTCTGACGGCCACCCATCTGCCGGATGCGTTTTCGCTGGAGGATGCCGGCCCTGCCGGGCAGCTGTATCAGCCGTGGTAG
- the rimM gene encoding ribosome maturation factor RimM (Essential for efficient processing of 16S rRNA), with the protein MAASKYIIVGGIARPHGIRGELIVDSHADSPTYFARGSTLRLSPPSDPGRGRDYVVRASRLHQDRFLITLGEINDRTAAETLRGLAVCVPVEQLVPPAPDEVFLQDLFGLRVRLAGAAPTDPDLGVIEDIRDLGGPEIWVIRDPKGREILFPATDEFVPDIDLDAGVVLIDPPPGLLDLYLVDE; encoded by the coding sequence ATGGCCGCAAGCAAATACATCATCGTGGGGGGCATAGCGCGCCCCCACGGTATCCGTGGGGAACTCATCGTGGACAGCCACGCCGATTCCCCGACCTACTTCGCCCGTGGTTCGACCCTGCGCCTGTCGCCGCCGTCGGACCCCGGGCGCGGCAGGGATTATGTCGTTCGCGCGTCCCGCCTGCATCAGGACCGCTTCCTCATCACCCTCGGCGAGATCAATGACCGCACCGCCGCCGAAACCCTGCGGGGACTGGCGGTCTGCGTGCCTGTGGAACAGCTTGTTCCGCCGGCCCCGGACGAGGTCTTTCTCCAGGATCTGTTCGGCCTGCGCGTGCGGCTGGCCGGCGCTGCTCCAACCGATCCCGATCTCGGCGTCATCGAAGACATCCGCGACCTCGGCGGCCCGGAAATCTGGGTCATCCGCGACCCCAAAGGCCGTGAAATTTTATTTCCCGCAACCGACGAATTCGTCCCGGACATCGACCTCGATGCCGGCGTCGTGCTCATCGACCCGCCCCCCGGACTCCTCGACCTCTACCTCGTGGACGAATAA
- the rplS gene encoding 50S ribosomal protein L19 produces the protein MNVIEKLEREQLRMDMPAFRPGDTIKVHLRIIEGEKERIQVFQGAVLRLRKGGVDSTFTVRKVSDGVGVERVFPMHSPFIERVEVVSQGKVRRSRLYYLRALRGKAARIKTKTAWD, from the coding sequence ATGAACGTGATCGAGAAGCTTGAGCGCGAGCAGTTGCGTATGGACATGCCGGCATTTCGTCCCGGCGACACCATCAAGGTGCACCTGCGCATCATTGAGGGTGAAAAAGAGCGCATCCAGGTCTTCCAGGGTGCTGTGCTGCGTCTGCGCAAGGGTGGCGTCGATTCCACCTTCACCGTGCGCAAGGTGTCCGACGGCGTCGGCGTCGAGCGCGTGTTCCCCATGCACTCGCCGTTTATCGAGCGCGTGGAAGTGGTTTCCCAGGGCAAGGTCCGTCGCAGCCGCCTGTACTACCTGCGGGCGTTGCGCGGCAAGGCTGCCCGTATCAAGACCAAGACCGCCTGGGATTAG
- a CDS encoding ribonuclease HII, translating to MPDTGLIAGVDEAGRGCLAGPVVAGAVILPAGYDLPGLTDSKKLTAPRRDVLAAAIKRQAVAWTVAMVWPGEIDRINILQATFAAMAKALAHLRHAPSLARIDGNKIIPLARLGHLAHVIEQEAIIGGDLTVPAISAASILAKTARDRLLAVYDRRYPGYGFAAHKGYGVAVHLAALRTLGPCPIHRLTFRGVLPDASPRQLGLPGV from the coding sequence ATGCCTGACACCGGCCTGATTGCCGGCGTGGACGAGGCCGGCCGGGGCTGTCTGGCCGGCCCCGTCGTCGCCGGGGCAGTCATCCTGCCTGCCGGCTACGACCTGCCCGGCCTGACCGATTCCAAAAAACTTACCGCTCCCCGGCGTGACGTCCTGGCCGCCGCCATCAAACGCCAGGCTGTCGCCTGGACCGTAGCCATGGTCTGGCCCGGGGAGATCGACCGGATCAATATTTTGCAGGCCACCTTTGCCGCCATGGCCAAGGCCCTGGCCCATTTGCGCCACGCACCGTCCCTGGCCCGCATCGACGGCAATAAAATCATTCCCCTGGCCCGTCTGGGGCATCTCGCCCACGTCATCGAGCAGGAAGCGATTATTGGCGGCGATCTGACCGTGCCGGCCATCTCCGCCGCCTCCATCCTGGCCAAGACGGCCCGCGACCGCCTCCTGGCCGTCTACGACCGCCGTTACCCCGGCTACGGCTTCGCCGCCCACAAAGGCTACGGCGTGGCCGTCCACCTCGCCGCGCTTCGCACCCTGGGGCCATGCCCCATCCACCGCCTGACCTTCCGGGGCGTGCTGCCCGACGCCTCCCCCCGCCAACTCGGCCTGCCCGGAGTGTAG
- the trmD gene encoding tRNA (guanosine(37)-N1)-methyltransferase TrmD, with amino-acid sequence MRFTVLTIFPEFFDSFLSCGLMAKAVEAGVVTVSRVNPRDFAADRHNTVDDRPYGGGPGMVMGLPTMVGALRSLPRPGKILMLSPAGAPLTQRMAAELAGEDAVTLLCGRYEGIDARIFDLFDVTPVSVGDFVLSGGESAAACLMESVARLVPGFMGKDASADEESFSAGLLEYPHYTRPEVFEGLPVPPVLLGGNHATIAAWRHERSLETTFARRPDLFDTTPLTPDDAAFLRAIPRTRPGRNLHLGLIHGPVLLKDGSVGTVSLTNLDVHDIARVSRTYGLGGFEVVSPLRDQLTLAGRIVDHWRTGPGSRSNPDRAEALSLVRLHESLDAALAAVSGDHGQPAALVATSAKGPATLSFAAARELIATRATLVVLGTGHGLAEEVLARADGVLPAIRPFSDYNHLSVRAAAGILTDRLLGDAM; translated from the coding sequence ATGCGTTTTACCGTGTTGACCATCTTCCCGGAATTCTTCGATTCCTTCCTCTCCTGCGGGCTCATGGCCAAAGCGGTGGAGGCGGGCGTCGTGACTGTTTCCCGGGTCAACCCGCGCGATTTTGCCGCCGACCGGCACAATACCGTGGACGACCGGCCCTATGGTGGCGGCCCGGGCATGGTCATGGGCCTGCCCACCATGGTCGGAGCCTTGCGCAGCCTGCCCCGTCCGGGAAAGATTCTCATGCTGTCTCCGGCCGGAGCGCCGCTGACCCAGCGCATGGCCGCCGAGCTGGCCGGTGAAGACGCTGTCACGCTTCTGTGCGGCCGCTACGAAGGCATTGATGCCCGCATCTTCGACCTCTTTGACGTGACTCCGGTGTCGGTGGGCGATTTCGTGCTTTCGGGCGGGGAGTCCGCTGCCGCCTGTCTCATGGAATCGGTGGCCCGCCTTGTTCCCGGCTTCATGGGCAAGGACGCCTCGGCGGATGAAGAAAGTTTTTCCGCCGGGCTGCTGGAATATCCGCATTATACGCGCCCGGAGGTCTTTGAGGGCTTGCCCGTGCCGCCGGTGCTGCTTGGCGGCAACCATGCGACCATCGCGGCCTGGAGGCACGAGCGCTCCCTGGAGACCACCTTTGCCCGACGGCCGGATCTCTTTGACACCACGCCGCTGACGCCGGACGACGCCGCCTTTTTGCGCGCCATCCCGCGCACCCGGCCCGGACGCAATCTCCATCTGGGGTTGATCCATGGGCCGGTGCTGCTCAAGGACGGGTCTGTGGGCACAGTGTCTTTGACAAACCTCGACGTACACGATATAGCGCGCGTTTCCCGTACCTACGGATTGGGCGGGTTCGAAGTGGTGTCCCCGCTTCGGGACCAGCTCACCCTGGCCGGGCGCATCGTGGACCATTGGCGCACCGGGCCGGGCTCGCGCTCCAATCCGGACCGGGCCGAGGCCCTGTCCCTGGTCCGGCTCCATGAGAGCCTGGATGCGGCCCTGGCCGCTGTTTCAGGCGATCACGGCCAACCGGCCGCCCTGGTCGCCACCAGCGCCAAGGGTCCGGCCACGCTGTCCTTTGCGGCGGCGCGGGAATTGATTGCGACGCGGGCCACCCTGGTTGTCCTTGGCACCGGCCACGGACTGGCCGAGGAAGTGCTGGCCCGGGCCGACGGAGTTTTGCCGGCGATCCGGCCGTTTTCGGACTACAACCATCTTTCGGTGCGGGCCGCGGCCGGCATCCTCACCGACAGGCTGCTTGGCGACGCCATGTAG